A region of Maridesulfovibrio sp. DNA encodes the following proteins:
- the yajC gene encoding preprotein translocase subunit YajC, whose protein sequence is MFFADIAHAMGAAGQQAQGGPMGALGSFLPLILMFAIFYFLLIRPQQKKAKEHKAMLDAIQRGDRVLTAGGIYGRVTAVDGDELTVELAEGLQVKVERSFVSNLANPAKKEEKKGK, encoded by the coding sequence ATGTTTTTTGCAGATATCGCACACGCGATGGGTGCAGCCGGACAGCAGGCCCAGGGCGGGCCCATGGGCGCACTCGGTTCTTTTCTCCCTCTCATCCTCATGTTTGCAATTTTCTATTTTCTGCTCATCAGACCGCAGCAGAAAAAAGCCAAAGAGCACAAAGCAATGCTGGATGCTATCCAGAGGGGTGACCGTGTTCTAACCGCAGGCGGTATCTATGGCCGCGTAACCGCTGTTGATGGCGATGAACTGACCGTTGAGCTGGCAGAAGGCCTTCAGGTCAAAGTAGAAAGATCTTTTGTTTCCAATCTCGCAAACCCCGCGAAGAAAGAAGAAAAGAAAGGTAAATAA